The following is a genomic window from Choloepus didactylus isolate mChoDid1 chromosome 5, mChoDid1.pri, whole genome shotgun sequence.
GGTGGAGCCCTTGACCAAGGAGTTCAATGAGCCTTCCTCTTTGGCTTAGATTGATGCcactttcttctgtttctctgtttaTCCCTAGCATGCAGTCCCAACAGCACCAGGAACAGCGTCGAAAATTTGCAGCTGCTTTACTggcattcattttcattttggcaGCTGTGGACACTGCTGaagcaggaaagaaagagaaaccaggTAATCAGAAGGCAGGATGCTTTGTTGCTTAATGTCCATCTAGCtcaattaattgtttttctaccttccttccttccttccttcctccattccctccttcctcctttcttctcttccctcctttctccctttcctccttctatccctcactccctcctttcattccttcttttctttcttccttccttctaaaTATTTATAGGAACATGTTCAATATTCCCTCTCATTTTCCCCCATTGTAAGTCTTGGACTATAGGAACATGTTCAATATTCCCTCTCATTTTCCCCCATTGTAAGTCTTGGACtatagatgatgatgatgctcAGCATGATAATGATCACATTAGCAACTATTAGGTATGGAATATTGACCAGGAATCAGGTGCTTTGCTTATGTTACCTCTCTGCTTCAAAAAAAGCCATGCAAAGAATTGTTTTTAATCTCAGatttacaaaggagaaaatcaaACCTCAGAGAGGATAAAACATCTTCCCAGTGTCACTCAGGAAGTAGGCTGTGGAGCTGGGAGTCTGTCTATGTGCATCATCAACTGAATTTCTTTCATGCCATTTCATCTACAAGACAGAGAAGGGTGCATTGACTTACATTGAAAGGGCTAATCTGGCAATTGCTACTTCTAATAGAATACTGTCTCATATTCTAGACTTAACTGCTTTTGACCATCTCTTTTACAAAAATTTTTGCTTCTGAAAGGAGATGTAGGTAAATCACTTAATACAGTCCCTAACACATAGTAAAAGTCAAATTAATATCAGTTCtaatttcttcctcctttctcttggTTATTCATTGATTTTATCTTTCAGCTGATACCCATCAAGTTCTTAATATTTACTGGGCACTGAAAGTAGAGGTAAAAGCAAAGACCCTGCAACTAATGTGTTCAGGATGAACTTGGTTACATTTAGGAGTTACcgagtattctagtttgctaatgctgccggaatgcaaaacaccagagatggattggcttttataaaaggggatttatttggttaaacagttacagtcttaaggccataaagtgtccaaggtaacacatcagcagtcaggtaccttcgctggaggatggccaatggtatccagaaaaactctgtgagctgggaaggcacgtggctgccgtctgctccaaagttctggtttcaaaatggctttcacccaggacattcctctctaggctgcagttccttaaaaatgtcactcttagttgctcttggggtgtttgtcctctcttagcttctctggagcaagagtctgccttcagcagccatcttcaaactgtctctcatttgcagctactctctcagcttctatgcattcttcaaagtgttcctctgtagctcctcttcatttatatgactccagtgatttaatttggacccaccctaaatgggtggggtaacacctccatggaaattatccaatcagagtcatcccatacttgggtggggcgcatctccgtggaaacgctcaaagaattacaatctaatcaacactgatacctctgcccacacaagattacatcaaagataatggcatttggggggacataatacattcaaactggcacactgacttTTCTAGAAGCTGattatttctcctttattccttccagaaaaaaaagtgaagaaatctGACTGTGGGGAATGGCAGTGGAGTGTGTGCGTGCCCACCAGTGGGGACTGTGGGCTGGGCACCCGGGAGGGTACCCGGACTGGATCTGAGTGCAAACAAACCATGAAGACCCAGAGATGT
Proteins encoded in this region:
- the PTN gene encoding pleiotrophin isoform X2 gives rise to the protein MQSQQHQEQRRKFAAALLAFIFILAAVDTAEAGKKEKPEKKVKKSDCGEWQWSVCVPTSGDCGLGTREGTRTGSECKQTMKTQRCKIPCNWKKQFGAECKYQFQAWGECDLNTALKTRTGSLKRALHNADCQKTVTISKPCGKLTKPKPPESKKKKKEGKKQEKMLD
- the PTN gene encoding pleiotrophin isoform X1; protein product: MQSQQHQEQRRKFAAALLAFIFILAAVDTAEAGKKEKPEKKVKKSDCGEWQWSVCVPTSGDCGLGTREGTRTGSECKQTMKTQRCKIPCNWKKQFGAECKYQFQAWGECDLNTALKTRTGSLKRALHNADCQKTVTISKPCGKLTKPKPPAESKKKKKEGKKQEKMLD